One Fusarium oxysporum f. sp. lycopersici 4287 chromosome 8, whole genome shotgun sequence genomic region harbors:
- a CDS encoding hypothetical protein (At least one base has a quality score < 10), giving the protein MLSISPNIAEDAISSGVARCQYHPPFRVSLLFSSLLFSSLLFSSLLFSSLLFSSLLFSSLLFSSLGLFWLSFLLPSVLRPRFTALDFHLFSIVSHVAFFCILD; this is encoded by the coding sequence ATGCTTTCAATTTCCCCAAATATCGCAGAGGATGCTATCTCATCTGGTGTTGCTAGATGCCAGTATCACCCTCCCTTTCgtgtctctcttctcttctcttctcttctcttctcttctcttctcttctcttctcttctcttctcttctcttctcttctcttctcttctcttctcttctcttctcttctcttctcttggtCTATTTTGGCTTTCATTTCTACTCCCGAGTGTCTTAAGACCTCGATTTACTGCTTTAGACTTTCATTTGTTTAGTATAGTTTCTCATGTTGCTTTCTTCTGTATCTTAGACTAG
- a CDS encoding histone-lysine N-methyltransferase ASH1L (At least one base has a quality score < 10), whose product MALLLSSEGAFEVSTTDDSSSNVASATSTPPTTVADEASLHSDSPKRDVVHVALDPDSPEVAPTTSQPIEPTEIDSAANALPPAPIRSRRSRVSAPVYNLVQLSGTAGHGKRRAKGDIVADRRRRRKTISGPILGDDEGTSDTPQDATPETVRSGIDALGATQSASKLDSPRARRQKITEESSSSRRSSTRRTSVFAPIAATPITKNSKATKRSRKSMEKTSTPMSRELRRLQDTKEFAHIDEKPVVLSVWSNGKFVDPKAAKSASRKKAEPEQAAEEPKEAEPEPVINTRKRRVKKYLAKGLYAGQDAPIDISKGLTVGEKKALAQLPELIPSGRVNKTMPLPMFNGLRTLIEGRDFKLPYQVCNPLPPGQPKPDEWKKMTKNRFIGESKDYWRKSPHFHDYSSKCVCKPEDGCGESCQNRIMLYECDEQNCNAGKQYCTNRAFATLTARRNKGGKYRVGVEVIKTSDRGYGVRSNRCFRPNQIIMEYAGEIITEDECERRMTEVYKDNECYYLMSFDQNMIIDATTGSIARFVNHSCNPNCRMIKWIVSGQPRMALFAGDKPIMTGDELTYDYNFDPFSAKNVQKCLCGEPNCRGVLGPKPREVKQPKTDLKNAVKGAVKAGKRKLKELIGDEGDDGKNAKKRKVQPAKGVKRAISNAGSKMAKGAANALKKGVSTVASTTRKAALGSKSPAKRRVSTGVLLKKTTTKRVMQTYSRTPQRRASERASSVGLVSASRTKSSSVTKVSTKASRTTASLRRTSSRVISPRQALDLSRDGEIRVVADD is encoded by the exons ATGGCACTCTTATTGTCCTCTGAGGGCGCCTTTGAGGTCAGCACCACGGACGATTCTTCCTCCAATGTCGCGTCTGCAACTTCAACACCTCCTACTACCGTCGCCGATGAAGCCAGTCTTCACTCCGATTCTCCCAAACGCGATGTCGTTCACGTTGCACTCGATCCTGACTCTCCCGAAGTCGCGCCTACTACATCCCAGCCCATCGAGCCTACAGAGATCGACAGCGCCGCCAATGCGCTGCCGCCTGCCCCAATTCGCTCTCGACGTAGCCGCGTTAGTGCCCCGGTTTACAATCTTGTTCAATTGAGTGGTACAGCTGGCCATGGAAAGCGACGCGCCAAAGGAGACATTGTCGCGGAccgacgacgaagaagaaagacCATATCCGGCCCAATCTTGGGTGATGACGAGGGAACGTCCGATACTCCTCAGGATGCAACACCCGAAACCGTACGCAGTGGTATCGACGCGCTGGGGGCTACTCAGTCAGCAAGCAAGCTAGATTCCCCCCGCGCTCGTCGCCAGAAGATCACGGAGGAGAGTAGCTCGAGCAGACGTTCTTCGACGCGTCGGACCAGTGTCTTTGCGCCTATCGCAGCTACACCTATTACTAAAAACTCCAAGGCTACCAAACGCAGTCGCAAATCCATGGAAAAGACCTCGACGCCCATGTCACGCGAGCTCAGGCGTCTGCAGGACACTAAGGAATTTGCGCACATCGACGAGAAGCCTGTGGTTTTGAGTGTGTGGTCAAACGGAAAATTTGTTGACCCTAAGGCTGCCAAATCAGCCTCACGGAAGAAGGCTGAGCCTGAACAAGCTGCCGAGGAGCCCAAAGAAGCCGAACCCGAGCCCGTGATTAACACCAGGAAGCGTCGGGTCAAGAAATATCTTGCTAAGGGTCTTTACGCTGGACAGGATGCTCCCATCGACATTTCTAAGGGTTTGACCgtgggagagaagaaggctctGGCTCAGTTGCCGGAACTTATTCCCAGCGGTCGCGTCAACAAGACAATGCCTTTGCCCATGTTTAACGGTCTCCGCACACTCATTGAAGGCCGCGACTTCAAGCTCCCCTACCAGGTTTGCAACCCGCTTCCACCAGGTCAACCAAAACCCGATGAATGGAAGAAAATGACAAAGA ATCGCTTCATTGGCGAATCTAAGGATTACTGGCGAAAGTCCCCTCACTTCCACGACTATTCATCGAAGTGCGTTTGCAAGCCGGAAGATGGGTGTGGTGAGAGCTGCCAGAACCGAATTATGCTTTACGAATGTGATGAGCAGAATTGCAATGCGGGCAAGCAGTATTGCACCAACCGTGCTTTTGCCACCCTCACGGCGCGCCGAAACAAGGGCGGAAAGTACCGAGTCGGTGTTGAGGTGATCAAGACTTCCGACCGTGGGTATGGTGTCCGAAGCAACCGATGCTTCAGACCCAACCAAATCATCATGGAGTATGCCGGAGAAATCATCACTGAAGATGAGTGTGAGCGCCGTATGACCGAAGTATACAAGGACAATGAG TGCTACTATCTCATGAGCTTCGATCAAAATATGATCATCGACGCAACAACAGGAAGCATCGCGCGTTTCGTGAATCACAGCTGCAACCCAAATTGCAGAATGATTAAATGGATCGTTTCCGGACAGCCGCGAATGGCCCTGTTTGCGGGTGATAAGCCCATCATGACAGGTGATGAGCTGACGTATGACTACAACTTTGACCCCTTTTCTGCCAAGAACGTACAGAAATGCCTCTGCGGAGAGCCCAACTGCCGTGGTGTTCTAGGACCAAAGCCTCGCGAAGTCAAGCAGCCAAAGACTGATCTCAAGAATGCTGTCAAGGGCGCTGTCAAGGCAGGCAAACGTAAGCTTAAGGAGCTTATCGGAGACGAAGGAGACGATGGCAAGAATgcgaagaagcgcaaggtGCAGCCTGCAAAGGGAGTGAAGCGAGCCATTTCCAACGCCGGTTCTAAGATGGCCAAGGGCGCAGCAAATGCTCTCAAGAAGGGTGTTTCGACAGTGGCCTCGACTACCAGGAAGGCGGCTCTGGGTTCAAAGTCACCGGCTAAGCGACGTGTCTCGACTGGAGTTCTCCTTAAGAAGACGACAACCAAACGAGTCATGCAGACATACTCACGCACTCCACAGAGGCGAGCATCGGAGCGTGCATCGAGTGTCGGCCTTGTCTCTGCAAGCCGAACCAAGAGCTCTTCAGTGACCAAGGTGTCAACTAAGGCGTCAAGGACGACGGCCAGTCTCAGGAGGACATCATCACGAGTGATCTCGCCCCGACAGGCATTGGATCTTTCACGCGATGGCGAGATTCGGGTGGTCGCAGACGATTAG
- a CDS encoding actin-like protein 2/3 complex subunit 4, which produces MSQSLRPYLQCVRSSLTAALTLSNFASQTAERHNVPEIEAQTSPEVLLQPLTIARNENERVLIEPSINSVRISIKIKQADEIEHILVHKFTRFLTQRAESFFILRRKPIKGYDISFLITNFHTEEMLKHKLVDFIIQFMEEVDKEISEMKLFLNARARFVAESFLTPFD; this is translated from the exons ATG TCTCAATCCCTCCGACCCTACCTGCAATGCGTACGCAGCAGCTTGACCGCCGCGCTCACACTCTCCAACTTTGCTTCCCAGACCGCCGAGCGACACAATGTTCCAGAGATTGAGGCCCAGACGTCTCCCGAGGTCCTGCTGCAGCCCTTGACCATTGCGCGCAACGAGAACGAGCGTGTCTTGATTGAGCCCAGCATCAACTCCGTCCGTATCAgcatcaagatcaagcaggCCGATGAGATTGAGCATATCCTGGTCCACAAGTTTACAAGATTCTTGACGCAACGTGCGGAGTCCTTCTTCATTCTGCGGAGGAAACCTATCAAG GGTTATGACATTTCTTTCCTGATAACAAACTTCCACACCGAGGAAATGCTGAAGCACAAGCTTGTCGACTTTATTATTCAGTTTATGGAAGAGGTCGACAAGGAGATCTCTGAGATGAAGCTATTT TTGAACGCTCGAGCACGATTCGTGGCCGAGTCTTTCCTTACACCG TTTGACTAA
- a CDS encoding ubiquitin thiolesterase gives MSSISVVVKHQGKKHDVEIDPSSTGEDFKLQMFSLTNVEPERQKILIKGGQLKDDADMSKLGLKNGQVIMMMGTPSAGGDALVRPKEAIKFVEDMTEAEQAQQVGATPAGLINLGNTCYLNSTLQTLRLIPELQEALNTYQPDGNASSFMMTGTNMDLASQLSNLYKKMGETQDSFPPMNFLNALRVVFPQFAEKSKTGQGFAQQDAEEAWSQIVQQLNQKLRIKSENTPETSFVEKYMSGEFSSVMECDEEEARNAGEQPIINKESFAKLNCHIDSSTNHLRDGIAAALKEKLEKQSEVLGRDAVYTKTSKISRAPKYLTVHFVRFFWKRETQKKAKIMRKVTFPMELDIVEFCSDELKKALIPVRDKVREIRKDEEDIERARKRRKKTHDQDVGDIPGGAGLPTEKEKKETEKKEGKSADGDVVMGEEGETYKTDADIEAERNASILEAKKELNALINPELRNDDGANQSGLYELRGVVTHQGASADSGHYTSYVKKAAPVDPKTGKKGEEDGKWWWFNDHQVSEVEAEKIATLAGGGESHSALILLYRAIPLPTAEGVLE, from the exons ATGTCATCCATATCAG TCGTAGTGAAACACCAAGGCAAGAAACACGATGTCGAAATCGACCCCAGCTCTACTGGCGAGGACTTCAAACTCCAAATGTTCAGCTTGACCAACGTCGAACCCGAACGCCAAAAGATTTTGATCAAGGGTGGTCAACTCAAAGATGATGCCGATATGAGTAAACTCGGCTTGAAAAACGGCCAGGTCATTATGATGATGGGTACCCCAAGCGCTGGTGGCGACGCCCTCGTCCGACCAAAGGAAGCGATCAAGTTTGTCGAGGATATGACAGAGGCTGAACAGGCTCAACAAGTCGGAGCGACACCTGCTGGTCTGATCAACCTGGGAAATACATGTTATCTCAACTCAACCCTCCAGACTCTGCGTCTGATCCCAGAGCTTCAGGAGGCGCTCAACACGTACCAACCCGATGGCAACGCCAGCAGCTTTATGATGACGGGCACGAACATGGACTTGGCATCTCAACTCTCAAACTTGTACAAGAAAATGGGTGAAACACAGGACTCCTTCCCTCCcatgaacttcttgaacGCTCTGCGAGTGGTATTCCCCCAGTTTGCGGAAAAGTCCAAGACAGGACAAGGTTTTGCTCAGCAGGATGCAGAGGAGGCTTGGTCCCAAATCGTGCAGCAACTTAACCAGAAGCTCCGCATCAAGAGCGAAAACACCCCTGAGACCTCCTTCGTGGAGAAGTACATGTCTGGCGAGTTCAGTTCGGTAATGGAGtgtgatgaggaagaggcgcGCAATGCTGGCGAGCAGCCCATCATTAACAAGGAGAGCTTCGCCAAACTCAACTGCCACATCGATAGCTCAACAAATCATCTGCGAGATGGCATTGCCGCCGCGCTaaaggagaagcttgagaagcagtCGGAAGTTCTGGGTCGCGATGCTGTCTATACCAAGACTTCCAAGATCTCTCGTGCTCCCAAGTACCTGACAGTGCATTTTGTGCGCTTTTTCTGGAAGCGAGAGActcagaagaaggccaagattATGCGAAAGGTGACTTTCCCCATGGAGCTTGATATTGTTGAGTTCTGCTCCGACGAATTGAAGAAGGCTCTTATTCCCGTGCGTGACAAGGTTCGCGAGATTCgtaaggatgaagaggatatCGAGCGGGCCCGTAAGCGACGTAAGAAGACTCACGATCAGGACGTCGGCGATATCCCAGGCGGCGCCGGTCTTCCcaccgagaaggagaagaaggagaccgagaagaaggaaggcAAGTCAGCAGATGGCGACGTTGTCatgggcgaggagggcgagACATACAAGACAGACGCCGACATCGAGGCTGAGAGAAACGCTTCCATTcttgaggccaagaaggagctcAATGCTCTCATCAACCCCGAGCTGCGAAACGATGATGGTGCCAATCAGTCTGGTCTGTACGAGCTCCGAGGTGTCGTGACACATCAAGGTGCCAGCGCCGACAGCGGCCACTACACCTCATatgtcaagaaggctgcaCCCGTTGACCCcaagactggcaagaaggGTGAGGAGGACGGCAAGTGGTGGTGGTTCAACGACCACCAGGTTTCagaggttgaagctgagaagattGCGACTCTCGCCGGTGGTGGTGAGTCTCACTCTGCTCTCATTCTCCTGTACCGAGCCATTCCTCTGCCCACTGCCGAGGGTGTCCTGGAGTAA
- a CDS encoding 2,3-bisphosphoglycerate-dependent phosphoglycerate mutase gives MSTPRVFLIRHGETEWSLDGRHTGLTDIPLTSNGEKRVRATGKALVGPDRLIAPKKIAHIYVSPRKRAQRTFELLNLGLKRPLPWTPHGAPDGTGLQCEAEVEVTDYIREWDYGDYEGITTPEIRKIRAEQGIKGSWDIWKDGCPGGEAPHDVTRRLDQLIEEIRERYHKPAMDKGSDQCGDVLLVAHGHILRAFAMRWAGYALREGPTFLLEAGGVGTLSYEHHRIEEPALLLGGAFVVELDGQD, from the exons ATGTCGACTCCGCGTGTCTTTCTTATTCGCCACGGCGAGACAGAATGGTCACTTGATGGTCGCCATACTGGCTTGACTGATATCCCACTCACTTCCAATGGCGAGAAGCGTGTTAGAGCTACAGGAAAGGCTCTTGTTGGGCCGGATCGTCTCATCGCCCCCAAGAAGATTGCTCACAT TTACGTTTCACCACGAAAACGCGCCCAGCGTACATTTGAACTTCTCAACCTCGGGCTGAAACGCCCTCTTCCTTGGACACCTCACGGCGCTCCTGATGGTACTGGCCTTCAATGTGAAGCCGAGGTGGAGGTCACGGACTACATCCGGGAATGGGACTACGGTGACTACGAAGGAATCACAACACCTGAGATTCGTAAGATCAGAGCTGAACAAGGGATCAAAGGGTCTTGGGACATCTGGAAGGATGGATGTCCTGGCGGGGA GGCTCCCCACGATGTAACCAGAAGACTTGACCAATTGATAGAGGAGATTCGTGAGAGATATCACAAGCCAGCCATGGACAAAGGAAGCGATCAATGTGGCGACGTGTTACTTGTTGCCCATGGACACATCTTGCGTGCCTTTGCTATGAGATGGGCTGGCTACGCTTTAAGAGAAGGACCTACTTTCTTATTGGAGGCAGGTGGTGTTGGAACACTCAG CTACGAGCATCATAGAATCGAAGAGCCGGCCCTTCTCCTCGGTGGCGCTTTTGTCGTTGAACTTGACGGACAAGATTAG